A section of the Bryobacteraceae bacterium genome encodes:
- a CDS encoding peptidase M28, whose product MKFRWIAVVSLASFATYAALTPAESRLLDPITADLLRAHVSFLAADALEGRDTPSRGLDAAAEYIASQFRRLGLKPAAGASYFQTAAMDAVRQPMEGFRLELAWSGGRYTADAGRAAVMTGQALELEAAPAVRVVWHSTEDPLPPREAVAGKAVLLSAPARGAGWAEKRRQLLALGPALLIAPGPTFRPRTLLEERQAPGAAQTPVVFISDAGFAAAVEAIDGPVTATVRIPAPERQPVELKNVAAVLEGGDPELSREYILLTAHYDHVGVRESGEGDRIFNGANDNASGTATVLALAEAFARQPERPRRTLVFLLYFGEEKGLVGSRYYARHPLFPLERTVANLNFEQMGRTDDNAGSRAGRLTASGFDYTTLGELLTQAGQETGVDAGKDGANSDSFFARSDNQALADAGVPAITVTVAWTFPDYHRPGDEWDRLDYANMERAVRTCALAVWRAANADSAPAWIESHPNVRRFVEAARRLHASR is encoded by the coding sequence ATGAAATTTCGTTGGATCGCTGTTGTATCTCTTGCCTCCTTTGCCACATATGCGGCGCTGACGCCCGCCGAGTCGCGACTGCTGGACCCAATCACCGCCGACCTGCTGCGGGCGCACGTTTCCTTTCTGGCCGCCGACGCGCTCGAAGGGCGCGATACACCCTCGCGCGGCCTGGATGCGGCCGCTGAATACATCGCCAGCCAGTTCCGCCGGCTCGGGCTGAAGCCCGCCGCCGGCGCGAGTTACTTCCAGACGGCGGCCATGGACGCGGTGCGTCAGCCGATGGAAGGCTTCCGGCTGGAGCTTGCCTGGAGCGGAGGGCGCTACACGGCCGACGCCGGCCGCGCCGCGGTGATGACCGGCCAGGCGCTGGAGCTCGAGGCGGCCCCGGCGGTGCGCGTCGTCTGGCACTCGACGGAAGATCCGCTGCCGCCGCGCGAGGCCGTTGCGGGCAAGGCCGTGCTGCTGAGCGCTCCGGCGCGCGGCGCCGGCTGGGCGGAGAAGCGCCGGCAGCTCCTGGCGCTGGGCCCGGCGCTGCTGATCGCACCCGGGCCGACCTTCCGGCCGCGCACGCTGCTCGAAGAGAGACAGGCGCCGGGCGCCGCGCAGACTCCGGTGGTATTCATTTCAGATGCCGGATTTGCGGCAGCGGTGGAAGCCATCGACGGGCCGGTCACCGCCACGGTGCGGATTCCCGCGCCCGAGCGCCAGCCGGTGGAGCTGAAAAACGTTGCCGCCGTGCTCGAGGGCGGCGATCCGGAACTGAGCCGTGAATATATCCTGCTGACGGCCCATTATGACCACGTGGGCGTGCGCGAAAGCGGCGAAGGCGACCGCATCTTCAACGGCGCCAATGACAACGCCAGCGGCACGGCCACCGTGCTCGCACTGGCCGAGGCCTTTGCGCGCCAGCCGGAGCGGCCCCGGCGCACGCTGGTCTTCCTGCTCTATTTTGGCGAGGAAAAGGGTCTGGTTGGCTCGCGCTATTACGCCCGGCACCCGCTGTTTCCGCTTGAGCGCACGGTGGCCAACCTGAATTTCGAACAGATGGGCCGCACCGACGACAACGCGGGTTCGCGCGCCGGCAGGCTCACCGCGTCAGGCTTCGACTACACGACGCTGGGCGAGTTGCTGACGCAGGCCGGCCAGGAGACGGGCGTCGATGCCGGCAAGGACGGCGCCAACAGCGACTCCTTTTTCGCCCGCAGCGACAACCAGGCGCTCGCCGACGCGGGCGTGCCCGCCATCACCGTGACGGTGGCGTGGACCTTCCCGGACTATCACCGCCCCGGCGATGAATGGGACAGGCTGGACTACGCCAACATGGAGCGGGCCGTCCGCACGTGTGCGCTGGCCGTGTGGCGGGCCGCCAATGCCGACAGTGCCCCGGCCTGGATCGAGAGCCACCCCAATGTGCGCCGCTTCGTGGAGGCGGCGCGCCGGCTCCACGCCTCCCGCTGA